One genomic region from Planctomycetia bacterium encodes:
- a CDS encoding NAD(P)-dependent methylenetetrahydromethanopterin dehydrogenase produces MKPSILIQLDTDDQPSVFDSVVAIDAGAEHLLRHHGITPENVRDRVYGAIFTRGGEDLARTALFIGGSDVRSGEAVLKAVKKAFFGPMRVSAMIDSGGANTTAVAAVLAVEKYIALSGVTALVLAATGPVGQRAVRLLARQGATVRVASRDVARAEQVCAAIRAQEPNAKLTAVAAGKAEETAAAFDGVAVVIAAGAAGVELASAHALTQARDLKVAVDLNAVPPAGLAGIDVMDKGKEREGRICYGAIGVGGAKMKIHKAAVKRLFEQNDLVLDAVEIYELGKALG; encoded by the coding sequence ATGAAGCCTTCCATCCTCATTCAACTGGATACGGACGACCAGCCGAGCGTGTTTGATAGCGTCGTGGCGATTGACGCCGGCGCGGAGCATCTGTTGCGGCATCATGGGATCACGCCGGAGAACGTGCGCGATCGCGTGTATGGGGCCATCTTTACCCGAGGCGGAGAGGATTTGGCGCGGACGGCGCTCTTCATTGGCGGTTCCGACGTGCGCAGCGGTGAAGCCGTACTGAAGGCCGTCAAGAAGGCGTTTTTCGGACCGATGCGGGTCTCCGCGATGATCGATTCCGGCGGCGCCAACACCACCGCGGTCGCAGCGGTATTGGCGGTGGAAAAGTACATCGCGCTCTCAGGCGTGACGGCACTGGTGCTCGCCGCCACAGGCCCAGTCGGTCAGCGGGCAGTCCGATTGTTGGCGCGACAAGGCGCTACGGTCCGAGTCGCCTCACGCGATGTCGCTCGGGCGGAACAAGTCTGCGCGGCGATTCGTGCGCAGGAACCGAATGCGAAGTTGACGGCGGTGGCCGCGGGCAAAGCCGAGGAGACTGCGGCGGCGTTCGACGGCGTTGCAGTGGTCATCGCGGCCGGCGCCGCGGGCGTAGAACTTGCATCCGCGCACGCGTTGACGCAAGCGCGCGATCTGAAGGTCGCCGTGGATTTGAACGCTGTGCCTCCGGCCGGTCTGGCCGGCATCGACGTCATGGACAAAGGCAAAGAACGCGAAGGGCGCATCTGCTATGGCGCCATCGGCGTCGGCGGGGCGAAGATGAAAATCCACAAGGCCGCCGTGAAACGGCTGTTCGAGCAAAACGATCTGGTGCTCGATGCCGTGGAGATTTACGAGCTTGGAAAAGCGCTCGGGTGA
- the fae gene encoding formaldehyde-activating enzyme yields the protein MSMFVGEALVGEGNEIAHIDLLIGSKDGPVGVAFANALARQSKGHSNLLAVLEPNLPVKPSTVMITKVTIKDARQAVQMFGPAQAAVAKAVADAVAEGVIKKSEAEDLVIVCGVFIHWQAADDKKIYEYNYAATKQSIINAMGGKPTVDEMLAGKDKAAHPFRGF from the coding sequence GTGTCGATGTTCGTCGGGGAAGCCTTGGTCGGGGAAGGAAACGAGATCGCGCATATCGACTTGCTGATCGGCAGCAAGGACGGACCCGTGGGCGTGGCGTTCGCCAACGCATTGGCGCGGCAGAGCAAAGGTCACAGCAACTTGCTGGCCGTTTTGGAGCCGAATTTGCCGGTCAAGCCGTCGACGGTGATGATCACCAAGGTGACGATCAAGGACGCGCGGCAGGCGGTGCAGATGTTCGGCCCGGCGCAAGCCGCGGTTGCCAAGGCGGTCGCCGATGCGGTGGCCGAAGGTGTCATCAAGAAGAGCGAAGCGGAAGATCTCGTCATCGTGTGCGGCGTGTTCATCCATTGGCAGGCCGCGGACGACAAGAAGATTTACGAATACAACTACGCCGCGACGAAGCAGTCGATCATCAACGCCATGGGCGGCAAGCCCACTGTGGATGAAATGCTCGCCGGCAAGGACAAAGCCGCGCATCCGTTCCGCGGGTTTTAG
- a CDS encoding CAP domain-containing protein, with protein sequence MLASLFVVAALSAAPEAQPNPEVKPKVEAAELHAIEKRILQETNRVRRRHGLRPLRLDGGLLSSARRHTSWMTRRRSLQHTSAPVAENIAMGQHTAPQVLNDWMNSPGHRANILNASYTKIGVSAYQTNSGTVYWCQQFD encoded by the coding sequence ATGTTGGCATCGCTGTTTGTCGTCGCTGCGCTCTCGGCCGCCCCTGAAGCCCAGCCGAATCCCGAGGTCAAGCCGAAAGTTGAAGCCGCCGAGCTGCACGCCATCGAGAAACGCATTCTGCAAGAGACCAACCGCGTGCGCCGCCGCCACGGTCTGCGTCCCTTGCGACTCGACGGCGGCCTGTTGAGCAGCGCTCGACGACACACCAGTTGGATGACGCGACGTCGCTCCTTGCAGCACACGTCGGCCCCGGTCGCGGAGAACATCGCTATGGGCCAGCACACCGCGCCGCAAGTGTTGAACGACTGGATGAACTCGCCCGGCCACCGCGCGAATATCCTCAACGCCAGCTACACGAAGATTGGCGTCTCGGCCTATCAGACAAACAGCGGCACGGTGTATTGGTGTCAGCAGTTCGACTAA
- a CDS encoding glycerol-3-phosphate dehydrogenase/oxidase, giving the protein MSPVVILGAGINGAALARELALNGVDVVVLDAADLASGATAYSSRLIHGGLRYLEYGEFDLVRESLAERTRLLKLAPQFVKPLRLFIPVAHRWGGLGPTMRRFLGWETKADRRRNVPRGLWLVRLGLRLYDAYARDPSLPGYEVHPATTSSVPGVNRQDYRWFCAYWDAQIRYPERFVVSLFIDAQRAAAERGASFELLTYHHVRRDGDSLIVRPHDGSTASGRMIRPSAVINATGAWVDLTLGQIETPARKLMGGTKGSHLVTHSAPLREALRGDAIYAEAADGRPVFVLPLGDSTLIGTTDERYEGDPRDATASPEEVRYLLETVNRLVPEAKLTEPDIAFHYSGVRPLPAVDTSKTSAITRRHWLEEHAGAPWPLYSVIGGKLTTCRSLAEGAARTIVNKLGSEPKENSSNRPLPGAQYYPADAPSQTAQFARWTKDSQLSAEQIAEIWPLVGMEIERFLRERPAGDHTSLPGTSLPVEFIHWVIDQEWVATLSDLIERRLMLLHQPQLSASTIHALAEILAHHRPLDSILIAAQVAATANQLRTRYGLELKP; this is encoded by the coding sequence ATGTCTCCCGTCGTGATTCTTGGCGCCGGCATTAATGGCGCGGCGCTCGCGCGGGAGTTGGCGCTGAACGGTGTGGACGTGGTCGTCCTCGACGCGGCCGATCTGGCCTCCGGGGCTACGGCCTATTCCTCGCGCCTCATTCACGGCGGCCTGCGTTATCTGGAATACGGCGAATTCGACCTCGTGCGCGAATCGCTCGCCGAACGCACGCGGCTCTTGAAACTCGCGCCGCAATTCGTCAAGCCATTGCGGCTGTTCATTCCCGTCGCGCATCGCTGGGGCGGACTGGGGCCGACGATGCGCCGCTTTCTCGGTTGGGAAACCAAGGCCGATCGCCGGCGCAACGTCCCGCGCGGGCTGTGGCTCGTGCGGCTGGGCCTGCGTTTGTACGACGCCTACGCGCGCGATCCCTCGTTGCCGGGCTACGAAGTTCATCCAGCGACAACATCGTCTGTCCCCGGCGTGAATCGCCAAGACTACCGTTGGTTCTGCGCGTATTGGGACGCCCAGATTCGCTACCCGGAGCGATTCGTCGTTTCGCTCTTCATCGACGCCCAACGCGCCGCGGCGGAACGCGGCGCGTCATTCGAGCTATTGACCTATCATCACGTGCGGCGCGATGGCGATTCGTTGATCGTCCGTCCGCATGATGGATCAACTGCGTCGGGGCGAATGATTCGTCCCAGCGCCGTGATCAACGCGACCGGCGCTTGGGTTGATCTGACGTTAGGACAAATCGAAACGCCCGCGCGAAAACTGATGGGCGGCACGAAGGGCAGTCACTTAGTCACGCACAGCGCGCCTCTGCGCGAGGCCCTACGTGGCGACGCCATTTACGCCGAAGCCGCCGACGGTCGGCCGGTCTTCGTATTGCCGCTCGGGGACTCGACGCTCATCGGCACCACCGACGAGCGCTACGAGGGAGATCCGCGCGACGCGACCGCCTCGCCGGAAGAAGTGCGCTACCTGCTCGAAACGGTCAATCGACTGGTGCCTGAAGCGAAGCTCACCGAGCCCGACATCGCCTTCCACTACAGCGGCGTACGCCCATTGCCGGCGGTCGACACCTCGAAAACGTCGGCGATTACGCGTCGGCACTGGCTCGAAGAACACGCCGGCGCGCCGTGGCCGCTGTATTCGGTGATCGGCGGGAAACTCACCACTTGCCGCTCTCTCGCGGAAGGCGCGGCGCGCACCATCGTGAACAAGCTTGGCAGCGAACCGAAAGAGAACTCGTCGAACCGCCCGCTGCCCGGCGCGCAGTATTATCCGGCGGACGCGCCATCACAAACGGCTCAATTCGCGCGCTGGACCAAGGATTCGCAACTCAGCGCCGAGCAAATCGCCGAGATCTGGCCGCTCGTCGGGATGGAAATCGAACGCTTTCTCCGCGAGCGACCTGCTGGGGATCACACATCCCTCCCCGGCACATCGCTCCCCGTGGAGTTCATCCATTGGGTGATCGACCAAGAATGGGTCGCAACCCTCAGCGACCTGATCGAGCGAAGATTGATGCTGCTGCATCAACCACAATTGAGCGCGTCCACGATTCATGCGCTCGCGGAAATCCTGGCGCATCATCGGCCGCTCGATTCAATCCTAATCGCAGCGCAGGTCGCCGCCACCGCGAACCAACTGCGCACCCGCTACGGCCTCGAACTAAAACCGTAG
- a CDS encoding flavin reductase family protein: MDIAPILGQIPSGLFIVTARQGDQETGMLASWVMQAGIEPPMLTVAVNQARYVAEWLTPESPFVVNVLAGDQRRLLSHFGRGFAPGEPAFTGLEIERSTRDVPVLADVLGHLECVVKGDISSGDHRIVLGEIVGGRRHREGEPLVHVRANGLKY; this comes from the coding sequence ATGGATATCGCTCCCATCCTCGGCCAAATCCCAAGCGGCCTGTTCATCGTGACGGCGCGGCAAGGCGACCAAGAGACCGGCATGCTCGCCAGTTGGGTCATGCAGGCCGGGATCGAGCCGCCCATGCTGACCGTGGCCGTTAACCAGGCCCGATATGTTGCCGAATGGCTGACGCCTGAATCGCCCTTCGTGGTGAACGTACTAGCGGGCGATCAACGCCGATTGTTGAGTCACTTTGGCCGGGGCTTCGCGCCGGGCGAGCCGGCGTTCACGGGACTGGAGATCGAACGCTCAACGCGCGACGTGCCCGTGCTGGCCGACGTGCTGGGACATTTGGAATGCGTGGTGAAGGGCGATATTTCGAGCGGCGACCATCGCATCGTACTCGGAGAAATCGTCGGTGGTCGACGGCACCGCGAAGGAGAACCGCTGGTCCATGTGCGGGCGAACGGGTTGAAGTATTGA
- a CDS encoding LOG family protein has protein sequence MNSSDADSLPTPLNGDGTPPVPPVSPSRIQDLIDMIKESAEKLATDQPSRGDLKLLSRALRELRYAFKVFQPYRTRRKVSIFGSARTKPEDLAYQQAVAFGRIMAAHDWLIVTGAASGIMEAGHLGAGRDNSMGLNIMLPFEQSSNSIIAGDAKLVHMKYFFTRKLMFVKECDAVCNLPGGFGTMDEAFEVLTLVQTGKRDLVPMVFLDAPGGSFWLEWKEFIERQLLGHKLISPEDFALFRITDSVDEAVAEILKFYRIYHSLRYVRNKLALRLQAAPNAEQLEYIQTHFTDILASGQFTVRDFLPDERDDEFVLHLPRLVFQFNRRNLGRLREMVNYLNEHVVLEPTPPPAPTEN, from the coding sequence GTGAATTCGTCTGATGCCGATTCGCTTCCCACCCCGTTGAACGGCGATGGAACGCCCCCTGTCCCGCCTGTCAGTCCCAGCCGCATTCAAGACTTGATCGACATGATCAAGGAGTCGGCGGAAAAGCTCGCCACGGACCAGCCGAGCCGCGGCGACTTGAAGTTGCTAAGCCGCGCATTGCGGGAACTGCGTTACGCGTTCAAAGTCTTTCAGCCGTATCGCACGCGGCGCAAGGTGTCGATCTTTGGCTCCGCGCGCACCAAGCCGGAAGACCTGGCCTACCAACAGGCCGTGGCGTTCGGGCGCATTATGGCTGCACACGATTGGCTGATCGTCACCGGCGCCGCGAGCGGCATCATGGAAGCCGGTCACCTGGGCGCGGGGCGCGACAACTCGATGGGGCTGAACATCATGCTCCCCTTCGAGCAATCGTCGAACTCGATCATCGCCGGCGACGCCAAGCTGGTGCATATGAAATACTTCTTCACGCGCAAGCTGATGTTCGTGAAAGAGTGCGACGCCGTCTGCAATCTGCCGGGCGGCTTCGGCACGATGGACGAGGCGTTCGAAGTGTTGACGCTGGTGCAAACCGGCAAGCGCGACCTGGTACCGATGGTGTTCCTCGACGCGCCGGGCGGTTCCTTCTGGCTCGAATGGAAGGAGTTTATCGAGCGGCAACTCTTGGGCCACAAGCTGATCTCGCCGGAAGATTTTGCACTGTTCCGGATCACCGACAGCGTCGACGAAGCGGTGGCGGAGATTCTCAAGTTCTATCGCATCTACCACAGCCTGCGGTACGTGCGCAACAAGTTGGCGTTACGACTCCAGGCGGCCCCCAACGCGGAACAACTGGAATACATTCAAACGCACTTCACGGATATCCTCGCTTCCGGGCAATTCACCGTGCGGGATTTCTTGCCGGACGAGCGGGACGACGAGTTCGTGCTACACTTACCGCGACTGGTCTTCCAATTCAACCGCCGCAACCTCGGCCGCCTGCGCGAAATGGTGAACTACTTGAACGAACACGTCGTTCTAGAACCCACGCCGCCCCCCGCTCCCACTGAAAACTGA
- the argC gene encoding N-acetyl-gamma-glutamyl-phosphate reductase, translating to MTRVAILGATGYSALELIKILLRHPEVEITVATSRQEGNPHIASVHPSLAGRLNLRLEDLGPIAAASRADCVFCCLPHGVTTTHVPQLLQTKAKIIDLSADYRLKDPAVYANWYGEKHGDPDNLPQAVYGLPELFREQIVGAKLIANPGCYPTSAILALAPLLKAGLIEPTEIIIDSKSGVSGAGRTPKLTTLFPECNESLSAYNVGRHRHTPEIEQVLSTASGANIEVIFTPHLVPMDRGILSTSYSRPCGDVTEAQLFAALREFYANEPFVRVVDHLPATKDSSGTNYCDVTVRVVRGRVITISCLDNLIKGASGAAVQNFNLLFGYPETTAL from the coding sequence ATGACTCGCGTCGCCATTCTGGGGGCCACCGGATACTCGGCCCTGGAACTGATCAAAATCCTGCTTCGCCACCCCGAGGTGGAAATCACCGTCGCCACCAGCCGACAGGAGGGGAACCCGCACATCGCCAGCGTGCATCCTTCGCTGGCCGGCCGGTTGAACCTGCGACTGGAAGACCTGGGGCCCATCGCCGCGGCTTCGCGGGCCGACTGCGTTTTCTGCTGCTTGCCGCACGGCGTCACCACGACGCATGTTCCGCAACTGCTGCAGACGAAGGCCAAGATCATCGACCTGAGCGCCGACTACCGCCTCAAAGACCCGGCTGTTTACGCCAACTGGTACGGCGAGAAGCACGGCGATCCCGATAACCTCCCGCAGGCCGTGTACGGATTGCCGGAATTGTTCCGCGAGCAAATTGTCGGCGCAAAGTTGATCGCCAACCCGGGCTGCTATCCGACGTCGGCGATCCTGGCCCTCGCGCCGCTATTGAAGGCCGGCCTGATCGAGCCGACCGAAATCATCATCGACAGTAAGAGCGGCGTCTCTGGCGCCGGCCGCACGCCGAAGCTGACCACGCTCTTCCCCGAGTGCAACGAAAGCCTCTCCGCCTACAACGTCGGGCGACATCGCCACACGCCCGAAATCGAGCAGGTCCTCTCGACGGCCAGCGGCGCGAACATCGAAGTCATCTTCACGCCGCATCTCGTACCGATGGACCGCGGGATTCTTTCCACCAGTTATTCGCGCCCGTGCGGCGACGTCACCGAAGCGCAACTTTTCGCGGCGCTCCGGGAGTTTTATGCGAACGAACCGTTCGTGCGCGTTGTCGATCATCTGCCCGCGACGAAAGACTCGTCCGGCACCAACTACTGCGACGTCACGGTCCGCGTGGTGCGCGGCCGCGTGATTACGATCAGTTGCCTCGACAACCTCATCAAAGGCGCGTCGGGCGCGGCGGTGCAGAACTTCAACTTACTCTTTGGCTATCCGGAGACGACGGCGCTGTGA
- the argJ gene encoding bifunctional glutamate N-acetyltransferase/amino-acid acetyltransferase ArgJ: MNASIALPAGFSAAGVHCGIKRDTDKLDLSLLVSDRDAVAAGVYTTNLVFAAPVGLDRARTPGGDIRVVVINSGNANACTGPKGDADAKEMARLAAEAVGAKAEQALVLSTGVIGFYIPMENVAAGIQAAAKNLGDSEDHIVAAARGMLTTDTVHKVAAREIQIGDRTVRLLGFAKGAAMIGPRMATMLGTVLTDAPLTPDVAQAALRHATEDTFNCITIDGHMSTNDTVLLLANGAAGGNPLSGADLEQFQQSLHELCGELARAIPADGEGATHLVTLDVTGCKTREDARVIAKAVCESALVKTAIAGADPNWGRIVSAAGYAGIPFQPEGVSLWVNDIQLYKNGAPVPFDKPAASKSIRENRDTKVLLTFSEGEARIRFWTTDLTAEYVRLNADYTT, translated from the coding sequence GTGAACGCATCGATTGCCTTGCCGGCAGGTTTTAGCGCGGCCGGTGTCCATTGTGGCATTAAGCGCGACACGGACAAGTTGGACCTCTCGCTGCTGGTCTCGGACCGCGACGCCGTGGCGGCCGGCGTCTACACAACGAACCTGGTGTTCGCCGCCCCGGTCGGACTCGATCGCGCCCGCACGCCGGGCGGCGATATTCGCGTCGTCGTGATCAACTCCGGCAACGCCAACGCCTGTACTGGCCCCAAGGGGGACGCCGACGCGAAGGAAATGGCCCGTCTGGCGGCCGAAGCCGTCGGCGCGAAGGCGGAACAAGCCCTCGTGCTGTCGACCGGCGTGATTGGCTTCTATATCCCGATGGAAAATGTCGCCGCCGGAATTCAAGCGGCAGCGAAGAACCTCGGCGACAGCGAGGATCACATCGTCGCGGCCGCGCGCGGCATGTTGACGACCGACACCGTTCACAAAGTCGCGGCGCGTGAGATTCAGATTGGCGATCGAACGGTCCGCTTGCTCGGCTTTGCCAAAGGCGCCGCGATGATCGGCCCGCGCATGGCGACGATGCTCGGCACGGTGCTGACCGATGCTCCGCTCACGCCGGACGTCGCGCAAGCGGCGCTTCGCCACGCCACCGAAGACACGTTCAACTGCATTACCATCGATGGCCACATGAGCACGAACGACACCGTGCTCTTGCTGGCCAATGGCGCTGCGGGCGGAAACCCGCTCTCGGGCGCCGACTTGGAACAATTCCAGCAGTCGCTTCACGAACTTTGCGGCGAGCTCGCGCGAGCCATCCCGGCCGACGGCGAGGGTGCTACGCACTTGGTGACGCTCGATGTGACCGGCTGCAAGACGCGAGAAGACGCGCGCGTCATCGCCAAAGCAGTCTGTGAAAGCGCGCTGGTAAAAACCGCCATCGCCGGCGCCGACCCCAACTGGGGCCGCATCGTCTCCGCCGCCGGCTACGCCGGCATTCCATTTCAGCCCGAGGGCGTCAGCCTCTGGGTGAACGACATCCAGCTCTACAAAAACGGCGCTCCCGTCCCTTTCGACAAGCCGGCGGCCAGCAAATCGATCCGCGAAAACCGCGACACCAAGGTTCTGCTCACCTTCTCAGAAGGGGAGGCCCGAATCCGCTTCTGGACCACGGACCTCACGGCGGAATACGTGCGGCTGAATGCGGATTACACGACGTAA
- a CDS encoding TlpA disulfide reductase family protein, whose protein sequence is MLRKLFAAFAAVILFVVVLTFFGGETPGLIAPGDVAPQIKAGQWVGGDAPQFAGKIVVVDIFATWCAPCVKTTPPLIDVYEEFKDHDVVFVGLTNEDGNSRREVEAFREQMNIPWTLGIDATETIAEIGVPILPLLIVIGPDGKVLSVGGDDRTLRETLSRAIAYQKAS, encoded by the coding sequence ATGCTCCGCAAACTTTTCGCCGCCTTCGCGGCCGTGATCCTGTTCGTCGTCGTATTGACTTTCTTCGGCGGCGAAACTCCCGGGCTAATCGCCCCCGGCGACGTCGCGCCGCAGATCAAGGCCGGGCAATGGGTGGGCGGCGATGCGCCTCAATTCGCGGGCAAGATTGTCGTGGTCGACATCTTCGCCACCTGGTGCGCGCCGTGCGTCAAAACCACACCGCCGCTGATCGACGTCTACGAGGAATTCAAGGATCACGACGTGGTCTTCGTCGGCCTGACGAACGAGGACGGTAATTCACGGCGCGAAGTGGAAGCGTTCCGCGAACAAATGAATATCCCCTGGACGTTGGGGATCGATGCCACGGAGACCATCGCCGAAATTGGCGTCCCGATCCTGCCGCTGCTGATCGTAATCGGCCCGGACGGCAAGGTCCTCTCCGTCGGCGGCGACGATCGTACCCTGCGCGAAACTCTGAGCCGCGCCATCGCTTACCAAAAAGCCTCCTAG
- a CDS encoding sulfurtransferase TusA family protein, producing MSSDHAESTCQPHAVQTWDAGDLACGELVLELRMRMQRLAPGTMMCLITRDPGAILDIPAWCRITGHLLRSASPPNFLLERRPESLDSIESS from the coding sequence ATGAGCAGCGACCACGCGGAGTCAACCTGCCAGCCACACGCCGTCCAAACCTGGGACGCTGGCGATCTTGCCTGCGGAGAGTTGGTGCTTGAACTGCGGATGCGGATGCAACGACTCGCGCCCGGGACGATGATGTGCCTCATCACGCGCGACCCCGGGGCGATCTTGGATATCCCCGCCTGGTGTCGCATCACCGGTCACTTGTTGCGGTCAGCCTCGCCTCCAAACTTTTTACTGGAACGCCGCCCGGAATCGTTGGATTCAATCGAATCAAGTTGA
- a CDS encoding DsrE family protein: MPGKFCVSLTCAKDDADRATVAFVVANAAVGSEQETVVFLSTEGVRLAVAGYADDIAEAGFAPLRDLIANFATAGGTIYVCSPCFKKRVLDETKLVAGAKIVGGAKLVEFLAGGAPCISY, encoded by the coding sequence ATGCCCGGAAAATTCTGCGTTTCTCTCACCTGCGCAAAGGACGACGCCGACCGCGCGACTGTGGCTTTTGTCGTGGCAAACGCCGCCGTCGGATCCGAACAAGAAACGGTCGTATTCCTGAGCACGGAGGGCGTGCGCCTCGCCGTCGCTGGCTACGCCGACGACATCGCGGAAGCAGGCTTCGCGCCTCTACGCGACTTGATCGCCAACTTCGCGACCGCAGGCGGGACCATTTATGTCTGCTCCCCCTGCTTCAAAAAGCGCGTTCTCGATGAGACGAAACTAGTCGCCGGCGCGAAGATTGTCGGCGGCGCCAAGCTGGTCGAATTCCTGGCCGGCGGCGCGCCATGCATCAGCTATTAG
- a CDS encoding 5-methyltetrahydropteroyltriglutamate--homocysteine methyltransferase produces MSPADDLRPAASFDGGDLDCGNGLLLLIRKHIDPLSAGQLLEIFSRESSVAEDLPSWCRLTGNELVTHEQSNRVHRFLVSRGPFAKHDEASVTSVTRPEVRDAPATATPRNASVPPTVAPIPPLAVLGIGSWPRPAWMLRALHERLCGRLEETEFQQTADDAIRLAVAAQERAGVDLITDGEQRRDNYASFVGALLENCQLVPITDLLAYVDDPEHFAEELRGLDVPADKVRHPAVFGRLARKRSLALHELQFVQSISRTPVKVALPGPYLLTRTMWLECVSDRAYASREELAADIVKILRAEAEALLQAGATLVQFDEPVLTEVVHGRTAGNRVFMCGALGARRDTEEELAFAEQLLSETLSELPAERLALHICRGNWTTDEGAALTGDYAPLMGLLARVPVGAVLLEMCTPRAGDVALLASLPQRLRIGVGVVNQKSPRIETLPEVLSRAERAIELFGADRVLLHPDCGFATFADSPIAAADVAERKLAVVVQAARQLRESLR; encoded by the coding sequence ATGAGCCCAGCGGATGACCTGCGCCCCGCCGCCAGCTTCGACGGCGGCGATCTCGATTGCGGCAACGGCCTACTGCTATTGATTCGCAAGCACATCGACCCCTTGTCCGCGGGGCAACTGCTCGAAATCTTCTCGCGGGAATCGTCCGTGGCCGAAGATCTCCCGTCCTGGTGCCGGCTGACGGGCAACGAACTGGTCACGCACGAGCAGTCAAATCGCGTGCATCGATTCCTGGTTTCGCGGGGGCCATTCGCGAAGCACGACGAAGCCAGCGTGACTTCGGTCACTCGGCCGGAAGTTCGCGATGCTCCGGCGACGGCCACGCCGCGAAATGCTTCGGTTCCGCCGACGGTAGCGCCCATTCCACCGCTCGCTGTGCTGGGCATCGGCAGTTGGCCGCGCCCGGCGTGGATGCTCCGCGCGCTGCACGAACGTCTATGCGGTCGGCTCGAGGAAACCGAATTTCAACAAACCGCCGACGACGCCATTCGCCTTGCCGTGGCAGCCCAAGAACGCGCCGGCGTCGACCTGATAACCGACGGCGAGCAGCGCCGCGACAACTACGCCAGTTTCGTCGGCGCGCTGCTGGAAAACTGCCAACTCGTGCCGATCACCGATTTGCTGGCCTACGTTGACGATCCCGAGCATTTCGCCGAAGAGCTGCGCGGCCTCGACGTGCCGGCCGACAAAGTGCGGCATCCCGCAGTGTTCGGTCGGCTTGCTCGCAAGCGTTCACTCGCACTGCATGAGCTTCAATTTGTCCAGAGTATCTCGCGCACGCCAGTCAAAGTCGCCCTGCCGGGGCCGTATTTGCTCACGCGTACGATGTGGCTGGAGTGCGTTAGTGATCGCGCCTACGCCTCGCGCGAAGAGCTGGCCGCCGATATTGTCAAGATTCTGCGCGCCGAGGCCGAGGCGCTGCTGCAGGCCGGCGCGACGCTAGTTCAATTCGACGAGCCGGTGTTGACCGAAGTTGTCCACGGACGCACTGCCGGCAATCGCGTTTTCATGTGCGGCGCGCTTGGGGCGCGACGCGACACGGAAGAGGAACTCGCCTTCGCCGAGCAACTGTTGTCGGAGACGCTCTCCGAGCTGCCGGCGGAACGTTTGGCGCTCCACATCTGCCGCGGCAACTGGACCACCGACGAAGGCGCGGCCCTCACCGGGGATTACGCGCCGTTGATGGGCCTGCTCGCGCGCGTGCCGGTCGGCGCAGTGCTTTTGGAAATGTGTACACCCCGCGCCGGCGATGTGGCGCTACTCGCTTCATTGCCACAGCGGCTTCGGATCGGCGTCGGCGTCGTCAATCAGAAATCGCCCCGCATCGAGACGCTGCCCGAGGTCCTGTCTCGGGCGGAACGGGCGATTGAACTCTTTGGCGCGGACCGCGTGCTGCTTCATCCGGACTGCGGCTTCGCTACTTTCGCGGATTCCCCTATCGCCGCGGCCGACGTGGCCGAGCGCAAACTCGCGGTTGTCGTTCAAGCAGCGCGTCAATTGCGCGAGAGCTTACGGTAA